One genomic region from Candidatus Krumholzibacteriia bacterium encodes:
- the arsM gene encoding arsenite methyltransferase codes for MVQAEPCCDQSAVAATREEIAADASAEDIRKLVRAKYGEIAQASSPSCCGTSVVENPEALGYTAAQAEAIPAGANLGLGCGSPLKYANVRSGETVLDLGSGAGIDAFLAAREIGANGHVIGVDMTAAMIERARSNARAVGTANVEFRLGEIEHLPVADASVDLVISNCVINLSPDKPQVFREALRVLRPGGRLLVSDLVLLRPLPEDAKRSVEAYVGCVAGASLRDDYVRLVREAGFTGVEIVEESRYAGCDTGMPAELQDFTNAVVSLKLRAWKR; via the coding sequence GTGGTGCAGGCCGAACCCTGCTGTGACCAATCGGCTGTCGCCGCCACCCGTGAAGAGATTGCGGCCGACGCTTCGGCCGAGGACATCCGCAAACTGGTGCGGGCGAAGTATGGCGAGATCGCGCAGGCCTCTTCACCTAGCTGCTGCGGCACGAGTGTGGTGGAGAATCCCGAGGCTCTCGGCTACACGGCGGCGCAGGCGGAGGCCATTCCCGCGGGCGCCAACCTGGGGCTCGGCTGCGGCAGTCCCCTGAAGTACGCCAACGTCCGCTCCGGCGAAACCGTCCTCGACCTGGGCTCTGGCGCCGGGATCGACGCCTTCCTCGCCGCCCGCGAGATAGGAGCCAACGGCCACGTCATCGGCGTGGACATGACCGCGGCAATGATCGAGCGCGCTCGCTCCAATGCCCGCGCCGTGGGTACCGCCAACGTGGAGTTCCGCCTCGGCGAGATCGAACACCTGCCGGTGGCCGATGCGAGCGTGGATCTCGTCATCTCCAACTGCGTCATCAACCTGTCGCCGGACAAGCCGCAGGTGTTTCGCGAGGCCCTGCGCGTCCTCCGCCCGGGCGGTCGGCTCCTGGTGAGCGACCTCGTGCTCCTACGCCCGTTGCCCGAAGACGCCAAGCGTTCGGTGGAGGCCTACGTGGGTTGCGTCGCCGGCGCGTCGCTGCGCGACGACTACGTACGGCTCGTACGCGAAGCAGGCTTCACCGGTGTGGAGATCGTGGAGGAAAGCCGCTACGCCGGTTGCGACACCGGGATGCCGGCGGAACTCCAGGACTTCACGAACGCCGTGGTCTCCTTGAAGCTCCGGGCCTGGAAGCGCTGA
- a CDS encoding metalloregulator ArsR/SmtB family transcription factor gives MARAKRQSPKPVRTWSSDELELARLARAIAHPLRLRILRLLRQRGECVCGALVDELPRAQSTISQHLKVLKEAGLVQGEVEPPRVCYCLDDTTLRRLKTLIGAL, from the coding sequence ATGGCCCGAGCCAAACGGCAGAGCCCGAAGCCGGTGCGGACCTGGTCCAGCGACGAACTGGAGCTCGCGCGTCTGGCCCGCGCCATCGCCCACCCGCTGCGCCTGCGCATCCTCAGACTCTTGCGCCAGCGCGGCGAGTGCGTCTGCGGCGCCCTGGTCGACGAACTGCCCCGGGCCCAATCCACCATCTCCCAGCATCTCAAGGTGCTGAAGGAAGCCGGCCTGGTGCAGGGCGAAGTGGAACCGCCGCGCGTTTGCTATTGCCTCGACGACACCACCCTGCGCCGTTTGAAAACCTTGATCGGTGCTCTCTGA
- a CDS encoding MOSC domain-containing protein, translating to MKVVSIQVGRPREVEWRGKRVRTSIFKDPVAGSVQVHELNLAGDEQADLSVHGGADKAVYAYPAEHYAYWREQLPGVELPWGAFGENLTTEGLREDALCIGDHLSIGSAEFLVTQPRLPCFKLGVRFQRPDMVQLFQRSGRNGFYLSVLREGAISAGEPIRVTAVGDPRVTVGEIARLYTDDEDEQELLRRASGLAALPEDWREYFRHRLWKPDA from the coding sequence ATGAAGGTCGTCTCCATCCAGGTAGGGCGCCCGCGCGAGGTCGAGTGGCGGGGCAAGCGCGTGCGCACCTCGATCTTCAAGGATCCGGTTGCGGGCTCCGTTCAAGTGCACGAGCTCAACCTGGCCGGCGACGAGCAGGCCGACCTTTCGGTGCACGGCGGAGCTGACAAGGCGGTCTATGCCTATCCTGCCGAGCATTACGCCTACTGGCGCGAGCAACTTCCCGGCGTAGAGTTGCCGTGGGGCGCGTTCGGTGAGAATCTCACCACCGAGGGGCTCCGTGAGGACGCTCTCTGCATCGGTGACCACCTGAGCATTGGCTCGGCAGAGTTCCTCGTCACCCAGCCCAGGCTTCCATGTTTCAAGCTCGGCGTCCGTTTCCAGCGACCCGACATGGTCCAGCTTTTCCAGCGCAGCGGCCGCAACGGTTTCTACCTGTCGGTGCTTCGAGAAGGCGCGATCTCGGCGGGAGAGCCGATCCGGGTGACGGCGGTGGGAGACCCGCGGGTCACGGTCGGGGAGATCGCCCGGCTCTACACCGACGACGAAGACGAGCAGGAGCTCTTGCGCCGCGCCAGCGGCCTCGCCGCCCTGCCGGAAGATTGGCGGGAGTATTTCCGCCATCGCCTCTGGAAACCCGACGCCTAA
- a CDS encoding mechanosensitive ion channel family protein, with amino-acid sequence MLGTLALPTLCGRAAAAPPGEGADADALVPTAPVKLNGEELFRVRGVATFPAEMRADAIAGRLRNFAGNAALPVDSLRVVEFGDHFRIVAGDMILMRVYDEDAVVEDVSRSNLAHAVRNRMASAVLTYRHDREPRVLLRKTAWVAVATLLFILGLFVIRRGLRHLDGVIERRFRTRLRGLQIQTFQVIHAEQVWVVLLGLLRLVRVVALLALVVGYAEFVLGIYPWTRALAARGGSLLVDPLRMMGRAVLDSIPNLVFIALIIVVTRYVLKVTRLFFHGIQHQTLTFAGFDPDWAMPTYKIVRLLVLVFTVIVAYPYIPGSNTAAFKGLSVFLGIILSLGSSSVISNMIAGYTMTYRRAFKPGDRVRIGEVLGEVTEMRVMVTHVRSTKNEEVVIPNSTILQTHVINYSTLARQQGLILHTTVGIGYETPWRQVEAMLLLAAERTPGLLREPPPFVLQKGLGDFCVTYEINAYCDQPQLMLKLYTALHQNILDVFNEYGVQIMTPAYEGDPEQPKVVPREQWFAKPAPPQGPEPVLPGPA; translated from the coding sequence ATGCTCGGGACGCTGGCGTTGCCGACTCTCTGCGGCCGTGCCGCTGCGGCTCCGCCTGGAGAGGGCGCCGACGCCGACGCGCTCGTGCCCACGGCTCCGGTCAAGCTGAACGGCGAGGAGTTGTTCCGCGTTCGCGGCGTCGCGACCTTCCCGGCGGAAATGCGGGCCGATGCCATCGCGGGCCGCCTCCGCAACTTCGCCGGCAATGCCGCCCTCCCCGTCGATTCGCTCCGCGTCGTCGAGTTCGGCGACCACTTCCGCATCGTCGCTGGCGACATGATCCTGATGCGGGTCTACGACGAGGATGCGGTGGTCGAGGACGTCTCCCGTTCCAACCTGGCCCATGCCGTCCGCAACCGGATGGCGAGCGCCGTGCTCACCTATCGGCACGACCGAGAGCCCCGCGTCCTCTTGCGCAAGACCGCCTGGGTCGCTGTCGCCACCTTGCTCTTCATTCTCGGCTTGTTCGTCATTCGACGCGGGCTTCGGCACCTGGACGGCGTCATCGAACGCCGCTTTCGGACGCGGCTGCGGGGACTGCAAATCCAGACTTTCCAAGTCATCCACGCCGAGCAAGTCTGGGTCGTCCTGCTCGGGCTCCTGCGCCTGGTGCGGGTCGTGGCGCTCCTGGCACTCGTGGTGGGTTACGCGGAATTCGTCCTCGGCATCTACCCTTGGACCCGCGCCTTGGCGGCGCGCGGTGGCTCGCTGCTCGTCGATCCGCTGCGGATGATGGGACGAGCCGTCCTCGATTCCATCCCCAATCTAGTTTTCATCGCCCTCATCATCGTGGTCACGCGCTACGTCCTCAAGGTGACCCGCCTCTTCTTCCACGGCATCCAGCACCAGACTCTGACCTTCGCCGGATTCGATCCGGACTGGGCGATGCCCACCTACAAGATCGTCCGCCTCCTGGTGTTGGTTTTCACCGTGATCGTGGCCTATCCCTACATCCCCGGCTCGAATACCGCGGCGTTCAAGGGTCTGTCGGTGTTCCTCGGCATCATCCTTTCCCTCGGGTCGTCTTCGGTGATCTCCAACATGATCGCCGGCTACACCATGACCTACCGCCGTGCCTTCAAGCCGGGGGATCGAGTGCGCATCGGCGAAGTGCTCGGGGAAGTGACCGAGATGCGGGTCATGGTCACGCACGTGCGTTCCACCAAGAACGAAGAAGTCGTCATCCCGAACTCGACGATCCTGCAGACCCACGTGATCAATTACAGCACTCTGGCCCGACAGCAGGGGCTGATCTTGCACACCACGGTGGGCATCGGTTACGAAACGCCCTGGCGCCAGGTGGAAGCCATGCTGCTCTTGGCGGCGGAGCGCACGCCCGGACTGCTGCGAGAACCGCCGCCCTTCGTGCTGCAGAAAGGGCTGGGGGATTTCTGCGTCACCTACGAGATCAACGCCTACTGCGACCAGCCGCAGCTCATGCTGAAGCTCTACACGGCGCTGCATCAGAACATCTTGGACGTCTTCAACGAGTACGGGGTCCAGATCATGACCCCGGCCTACGAGGGCGATCCGGAGCAGCCGAAGGTCGTGCCGCGGGAGCAATGGTTCGCGAAGCCGGCGCCGCCGCAAGGCCCGGAACCGGTGCTCCCCGGCCCTGCGTGA